The following coding sequences are from one Culex quinquefasciatus strain JHB chromosome 1, VPISU_Cqui_1.0_pri_paternal, whole genome shotgun sequence window:
- the LOC119770091 gene encoding uncharacterized protein LOC119770091 yields the protein MACAHRFVSNLKRKTKGLPMETLRATKAQAKMLRPTTVPSVRVALQQDEYKQAEVYLLKMVQAESFIDEVKVLTRNKDRPADQWLALEKSSPLYKLTPLVDEDGLLRMEGRTENAEFLPFDLRFPVILPKDHHVTRMIVQHYHQKFGHGYRETIKNELRQRFFILGVNTLVRQVAAACVWCKVHRNQPLVPRMAALPVQRITPNLRPFSYVGVDYLGPLDVSVGRRSEKRWVALFTCFVTRAVHLEVAYGLTAQTCLMAIRRFICRRGPPVEFFSDNGTNFRGASKELVETVRSIGNDCAEVLTTSRTKWTFNPPAAPHMGGVWERLVRSVKEALEALDDGRRLTDEILMTCLAEAEDMINSRPLTYVAQESSQAEALTPNHFIRGVSPNEPNAVPPSPHPAEALRDAYKRSQQLADVMWQRWIKEYVPSVNQRTKWFGESRPLKAGDLVYIVDGKNRKSWIRGVVEEPIVSGDGRIRQALVRTNSGLVKRATARLAVLEIEGKPASEASEPGLRAGEC from the coding sequence ATGGCGTGCGCTCACCGATTCGTGTCGAACCTCAAGCGGAAAACGAAAGGGCTGCCGATGGAGACGCTGCGTGCGACGAAGGCGCAGGCGAAGATGCTGAGACCGACGACGGTACCATCGGTACGTGTGGCTCTGCAGCAGGACGAGTACAAGCAGGCGGAGGTGTACCTGCTGAAGATGGTGCAGGCGGAGAGCTTCATCGACGAGGTGAAAGTGCTGACCAGGAACAAGGATCGTCCGGCGGATCAGTGGCTCGCCCTCGAAAAGTCAAGTCCGCTGTACAAGCTGACTCCACTGGTCGACGAAGACGGTTTGCTGCGGATGGAAGGGAGAACCGAGAACGCGGAGTTTCTGCCTTTCGATCTGAGATTCCCAGTGATTCTACCGAAGGATCACCATGTCACCCGGATGATTGTCCAGCACTACCATCAGAAGTTCGGACACGGATATCGCGAGACGATCAAGAACGAGCTGCGCCAGCGTTTCTTCATTCTGGGGGTCAACACACTGGTTCGACAAGTGGCGGCGGCGTGCGTCTGGTGCAAGGTGCACCGCAATCAGCCGTTGGTTCCAAGGATGGCGGCGCTTCCTGTGCAACGCATCACACCGAATCTTCGCCCGTTCAGTTACGTCGGGGTTGATTATCTGGGTCCGCTCGACGTGTCAGTGGGACGTCGGTCCGAGAAGCGTTGGGTAGCGCTGTTCACATGCTTCGTCACGCGCGCGGTGCATCTGGAGGTGGCGTATGGGCTGACGGCACAAACGTGTCTGATGGCGATTCGCCGTTTCATCTGTCGTCGAGGCCCTCCGGTCGAGTTCTTCTCCGACAACGGAACGAACTTTCGGGGCGCGAGCAAGGAGCTGGTGGAGACGGTGCGGAGCATCGGGAACGACTGCGCCGAGGTGCTGACAACGTCGAGAACGAAGTGGACCTTCAACCCACCCGCTGCACCTCACATGGGGGGTGTTTGGGAGCGTCTGGTCCGCTCTGTGAAGGAGGCGCTGGAGGCGTTAGACGACGGGCGGCGGCTGACGGACGAGATTCTGATGACCTGTCTGGCGGAAGCGGAGGACATGATAAACTCACGTCCGCTCACGTACGTGGCTCAAGAATCGTCGCAGGCGGAGGCCCTCACACCAAATCACTTCATCCGAGGAGTTTCACCGAACGAACCCAACGCGGTTCCGCCATCCCCTCACCCTGCAGAAGCTCTACGTGACGCCTACAAGCGGTCGCAACAGTTGGCAGATGTGATGTGGCAGCGCTGGATCAAGGAGTACGTGCCGTCGGTGAATCAACGCACGAAGTGGTTCGGTGAGTCGAGGCCGCTGAAGGCGGGCGACCTGGTGTACATCGTCGACGGGAAGAACAGGAAGTCCTGGATTCGCGGAGTGGTCGAAGAGCCGATCGTGTCCGGCGACGGGAGGATTCGCCAAGCATTGGTGCGAACCAACAGCGGGCTGGTGAAGCGCGCGACAGCGAGGCTGGCCGTGCTGGAGATCGAGGGTAAACCTGCTTCAGAAGCCTCGGAACCGGGTTTACGGGCCGGGGAATGTTGA